One window from the genome of Ammoniphilus sp. CFH 90114 encodes:
- a CDS encoding GNAT family N-acetyltransferase, producing the protein MEELLFVKGYQQERRYRESFDQMAKQIFGISFETWFSHGYWDDRYVPYSYWDGEQMVANVSVNKISLMIEGQQRKAIQLGTVMTKPEYRNQGLSASLMKKVLEDDENQVDLIYLFANHSVLDYYPKFGFKPVDEFQFSLSYTNSSSPVLNGLVKLDGSNKRDLSFIFNFASRRWPVSPLFGSKQAEGILLFYCINVFSNDIYFIEEEEVIIIYKLDGNTLHLFDLIAQREVNLERVLQRICPHETTEVIFYFTPADPSLDKALFIGGEKLFMRAKEGLELPKYFKHPITSQA; encoded by the coding sequence ATGGAAGAACTATTATTCGTAAAAGGCTATCAACAGGAACGAAGGTATCGTGAATCATTTGATCAGATGGCAAAACAGATCTTTGGAATTAGCTTTGAAACCTGGTTTTCTCATGGATATTGGGATGATCGATATGTACCGTATTCTTATTGGGATGGAGAGCAGATGGTTGCCAATGTCTCGGTCAATAAGATAAGTCTTATGATTGAAGGCCAACAAAGAAAGGCTATTCAACTTGGAACCGTAATGACGAAGCCAGAATACCGGAACCAAGGGTTATCTGCTAGTTTGATGAAGAAGGTCTTAGAGGATGATGAAAATCAAGTCGATCTCATTTATCTTTTCGCCAATCATAGCGTACTTGATTATTATCCTAAATTTGGATTTAAGCCAGTAGACGAATTTCAGTTTTCCTTAAGTTACACCAACTCCTCCTCTCCTGTTCTGAACGGTCTAGTAAAGCTGGATGGGTCAAACAAACGGGACTTGTCCTTTATCTTTAACTTTGCGTCAAGGAGATGGCCTGTCTCACCGTTGTTTGGGAGTAAGCAGGCAGAAGGAATTCTTCTTTTTTATTGCATAAACGTATTCAGTAATGATATTTACTTTATCGAAGAAGAAGAAGTAATTATTATTTATAAGTTGGATGGGAATACTCTTCACCTCTTTGATCTTATCGCTCAAAGAGAAGTGAATTTGGAAAGGGTCTTACAAAGAATTTGTCCCCATGAAACGACGGAAGTCATTTTTTATTTCACACCTGCTGATCCCTCCTTGGACAAGGCATTGTTTATAGGGGGTGAGAAACTATTTATGAGGGCAAAAGAGGGCTTGGAGTTGCCAAAGTATTTTAAACATCCGATTACTTCACAGGCTTAA